The stretch of DNA ATTAATAAATTTTGGCAACACTTTAACAATGAAATGCGCGAACATTTTAATGAAGTTGCTTACAATGCTTGGTTCAAAAATACTAAACCCATTTCCTACAATAAAGATACGCACGAATTAAAAATCGCTGTACAAAATCCTGTAACCAAAGGCTATTGGGAAAAAAACTTGGCTTCACAGCTAATTCAATCAGCTTATGGCTTTGCTAACCTTGAAATCACACCTGTTTTTCAAATTGAAGGCGAGCAGAGTACAGAACGCCTTGTTACCCCTAAACCGCAAATTCAGATTACGCAACAGCGCCAAGTTGAGCAATCACACAATGCATTCGTGCGCAATCTTAAGTTAAACGAAAAGTATACTTTCGCTAACTTTGTTCAAGGTGAAGGAAATAAATTAGCTGCTGGCGCGGCCTTAGCCGTAGCTGACAGTCCGGGAAGTTTTTATAATCCACTGTTTATTTTTGGTGGTGTCGGTTTAGGTAAAACTCACTTAATGCAGGCAATCGGCCACCAAATGCTAGCCGAACGTCCTAATGCTAAGGTTGTTTACATTCAAAGTGAAACCTTTGTTAACGACTTTATTAATTCCATTAAAAATAAGACACAAGATCAATTTCGTGAGAAATATCGTACTTGTGACTTATTGTTAGTCGATGATATTCAATTCTTTGCTAAAAAAGAAGGGATTCAAGAAGAATTTTTCCATACTTTTGAAACTCTTTATAATGATCAAAAGCAAATTGTTATGACTAGCGACCGCCTGCCAACAGAAATTCCCGATTTGTCTGAACGGCTAGTTTCCCGATTTACTTGGGGGCTACAAGTTGAAATTACCCCACCTGATTTGGAAACGCGCATTGCTATTTTACGTAAAAAGGCAGAAGCCGAAGATTTAACAATTGATGATAGTACTCTAGACTATATTGCTTCCCAAGTTGACACTAATATCCGTGAACTAGAAGGTGCACTGGTTAAAGTCCAGGCTCATGCAACCATTGAACGTGAAGACATTAACGTCAACTTAGCTCGTGAAGCTTTAGCCGACCTCAAATTAGTTCAAAAAAATCGGGGCTTGCAAATTTCTAAAATTCAAGAAGTAGTTGCCAATTATTTTCAAACTTCTACTTATGAACTAAAAGGTAAAAAAAGGGTGCGGCAAATCGTTGTTCCCCGACAAATTGCCATGTACTTATCTCGTGAATTAACGGACTCAAGTCTACCTAAAATCGGACAAGAATTCGGTGGTAAGGATCACACAACCGTCATGCATGCCTACGAAAAAATTAGTCGGGCAATTAAAACAGACTCAGAAATCAAGACAGCTGTTTTTGATTTAAAGCAAATGCTTGATCGCTGATTAAGTTAAGAAAATGTGGACAATTATCAATTTTATCCACACTTTCTTAACCGCCATAATTACGTTATTTTAAGCCGGTCTGTACTTTTCAACAGAAATCACAGGGCCTACTAATACTACTAACTTAATATATAATTAATATAACTAACACAAACCCAAAATAGGAGGCTCTCAATGCAATTTACTATTAATCGAAATCTTTTTGTTGATAATCTCAATAATGTGATGCGAGCAATCTCGTCACGAACAACAATTCCCATCTTAAGTGGTATCAAATTAAACTTAACGAATGATGAACTGATTTTAACAGGTAGTGATACTGACATTTCAATCGAATTAAAAATCCCAGTTGGTGAAGATCTTCAGGTTAAATCAACAGGGGCAATTGTTTTACCAGCACGTTTCTTCAATGAAATTATTCGTCGCTTACCAGGAAAAGAATTTTCACTAGAAGTTAAAGAAAGTTTTCAAACCCAAATTATTTCCGAAAATAGTGAATTTACAATTAACGGTTTAGATGCAAATAACTATCCAAGATTACCGGAAATTTCAGACGATTCCTCTTTTATTATTTCGGGGAAAACTTTTCGAGAAATCATTACAGAAACCCAATTTGCAGTTGCCACTCAAGAAAGTCGCTTAGTGCTAACAGGCGTTCATTTTATTTTTAGTCCAGACAAGATTCACGCAGTAGCTACTGACTCACACCGTTTATCTAGTCGTGCGTTAACCCTGCAAACAGGTCCGCAAACAAAAACTGATTTAATAATTCCTGGTAAAAGTTTATTAGAACTAGCTCGCATTATTGGTGAAACTGATCCTGAAGTTAGAGTTTGCCCAGGTGATAGTCAAGTCTTGTTTGAAGTGGGAAATATTTTATTCTATTCGCGATTACTTGAGGGCAGTTATCCTGATACTGAACGGTTAATTCCTACTGAAAGTACAACTAATGTTGAATTTGATTTAACTGAACTTTCCAGTGCTCTTGAACGGGCTAGTTTGTTAACCCATGCTGGTCGTAATAATGTTGTTGACCTAACACTTGATACAGAAAAGCAAACTGCTAAATTATCCGGTGAATCTGCTGAAATTGGTAATGTAGAGGAAGATGTTAGTTTTAAAAAGCTTACAGGACAAAATTTAAAGATTTCGTTCAATCCTGATTATTTACGTGATGCTTTACGT from Lactobacillus sp. ESL0785 encodes:
- the dnaN gene encoding DNA polymerase III subunit beta, with the protein product MQFTINRNLFVDNLNNVMRAISSRTTIPILSGIKLNLTNDELILTGSDTDISIELKIPVGEDLQVKSTGAIVLPARFFNEIIRRLPGKEFSLEVKESFQTQIISENSEFTINGLDANNYPRLPEISDDSSFIISGKTFREIITETQFAVATQESRLVLTGVHFIFSPDKIHAVATDSHRLSSRALTLQTGPQTKTDLIIPGKSLLELARIIGETDPEVRVCPGDSQVLFEVGNILFYSRLLEGSYPDTERLIPTESTTNVEFDLTELSSALERASLLTHAGRNNVVDLTLDTEKQTAKLSGESAEIGNVEEDVSFKKLTGQNLKISFNPDYLRDALRASVTDSVIMQFTQPLRPFTVNPDKDDINFIQLITPVRTF